One Dromiciops gliroides isolate mDroGli1 chromosome 3, mDroGli1.pri, whole genome shotgun sequence DNA segment encodes these proteins:
- the PLS1 gene encoding plastin-1 isoform X3, giving the protein MENNTTTISREELEELQEAFNKIDIDNSGYVSDYELQDLFKEARLPLPGYKVREIVEKILAVADSNKDGKINFEEFVSLMQELKSKDISKTFRKIINKKEGITAIGGTSSISSEGTQHSYAEEEKVAFVNWINKALENDPDCKHLIPMDPNDGSLFKSLADGILLCKMINFSEPDTIDERAINKKKLTPFTISENLNLALNSASAIGCTVVNIGAQDLKEGKPHLVLGLLWQIIKAGLFADIEISRNEALIALLNEGEELEELMKLSPEELLLRWVNYHLNNAGWQKISNFSQDIKDSRAYYHLLNQIAPKGEKDDELPITIDFSGFNERNDLKRAGLMLQEADKLGCRQFVSPADVVSGNPKLNLAFVANLFNTYPCLHKPDNDIDMNLLEDLTPPNVGESKEERTFRNWMNSLGVSPYINHLYSDLADALVIFQLYEMTRVPVEWSHVNKPPYPALGGNMKKLENCNYAVELGKNKAKFSLVGIAGQDLHAGNSTLTLALVWQLMRRYTLNVLSDLGEGEKVTDEIIIQWVNQTLKEAKKKTSISSFKQFQNCTDIISKA; this is encoded by the exons ATATTGACAACAGTGGCTATGTTAGTGACTATGAGCTTCAGGAtctctttaaggaagccaggcTCCCCCTACCTGGCTACAAGGTGCGAGAGATTGTGGAGAAGATTCTAGCAGTGGCTGACAGCAACAAAGATGGAAAAATCAACTTTGAAGAGTTTGTATCA TTAATGCAGGAattaaaaagcaaagacatcagcaaaacattcagaaaaatcataaacaagaaggaaggaattaCTGCCATTGGAGGAACCTCATCCATCTCCAGTGAGGGGACACAACATTCTTATGCAG aggaagaaaaagtGGCTTTTGTTAACTGGATAAACAAAGCCCTTGAGAATGACCCTGACTGTAAGCATCTAATCCCTATGGATCCAAATGATGGCAGTCTTTTCAAATCACTTGCAGATGGCATCCTTCTTTG CAAAATGATCAACTTCTCTGAACCAGACACAATTGATGAAAGAGCCATTAATAAGAAGAAGCTCACACCTTTCACTATTTCT gaaaactTAAATCTGGCATTGAATTCGGCATCAGCCATCGGCTGTACTGTAGTCAACATTGGAGCCCAAGATCTGAAGGAAGGAAAACCTCACTTGGTTTTGGGACTTCTCTGGCAGATCATTAAAGCTGGTCTCTTTGCTGATATTGAGATTTCCAGGAATGAAG cCCTGATTGCTTTACTAAATGAGGGAGAAGAACTAGAAGAACTCATGAAGCTTTCTCCAGAAGAACTCTTGCTACGATGGGTAAACTACCATCTGAATAATGCAGGATGGCAGAAAATCAGCAACTTCAGTCAGGATATTAAG GATTCCAGGGCCTACTATCATCTGCTTAATCAGATTGCccctaaaggagaaaaagatgatGAACTTCCTATTACCATTGACTTTTCAGGATTTAAT GAAAGAAATGATCTGAAGAGAGCTGGCCTGATGCTTCAAGAAGCAGATAAACTGGGCTGTAGGCAATTTGTTTCACCTGCAGATGTGGTTTCTGGAAATCCTAAACTTAATTTAGCTTTTGTAGCAAATCTGTTTAACACATATCCGTGTCTACACAAGCCTGACAATGACATTGATATGAATTTGTTAGAAG ATTTGACCCCTCCTAATGTAG GAGAAAGcaaagaagagagaacattccGGAACTGGATGAATTCTTTGGGTGTCAGTCCATATATTAATCACTTGTACAG CGACCTTGCTGATGCTTTAGTGATCTTTCAACTATACGAAATGACGCGGGTGCCAGTAGAATGGAGCCATGTCAATAAACCTCCTTACCCTGCTCTTGGGGGCAACATGAAGAAG CTTGAAAATTGCAACTATGCAGTGGAACTTGGAAAGAATAAGGCCAAATTCTCCCTGGTTGGGATTGCTGGGCAGGACTTACATGCAGGAAATTCTACTCTTACCCTGGCATTGGTATGGCAGCTGATGAGAAG GTATACACTGAATGTACTATCAGATcttggagaaggagaaaaagtaaCTGATGAAATTATTATTCAATGGGTGAATCAAACTCttaaagaggcaaagaaaaaaacttcAATTTCCAGCTTCAAG CAGTTTCAGAACTGTACTGACATCATTTCCAAGGCATAA